The Panicum hallii strain FIL2 chromosome 9, PHallii_v3.1, whole genome shotgun sequence genome has a window encoding:
- the LOC112874858 gene encoding protein STRICTOSIDINE SYNTHASE-LIKE 3-like — MASPGVVAAALVVAALAAFCGTDPLRTGSMVDFPGFEAHFVDLPEPAEMPQHADARERLRGAEVRFRGEVQGPESVAFDQRGRGPYTGVADGRVVFWDGERWAHFATVSPRWTQELCGGPKASPMDYLPNEHICGRPLGLRFDKKSGDLYIADAYFGLLKVGPEGGLATPLATEAEGVRFNFTNDLDLDEEGNVYFTDSSINYQRRNFMQLVFSGDPSGRLLKYNPQTKETTVLHRNIQFPNGVSMSKDGSFFVFCEGSRGRLSRYWLKGEKAGTVDLFAILPGFPDNVRTNEKGEFWVAIHCRRSLYARLMSRHVKMRKFFLSLPIPAKYHYLMQIGGKLHAVIIKYSPEGEVLDILEDTKGEVVRAVSEVEEKDGKLWIGSVLMPFIAVFDLAKGS; from the exons ATGGCGTCGCCGGGGGTGGTGGCCGCGGCgctggtggtggcggcgctcgCGGCGTTCTGCGGCACGGACCCGCTGCGGACGGGCAGCATGGTGGACTTCCCGGGCTTCGAGGCGCACTTCGTCGACCTCCCGGAGCCCGCCGAGATGCCGCAGCACGCGGACGCCCGCGAGCGGCTCCGCGGCGCGGAGGTGCGGTTCCGCGGCGAGGTGCAGGGGCCCGAGAGCGTCGCCTTCGACcagcgggggcgcgggccgTACACGGGCGTCGCCGACGGGCGGGTCGTCTTCTGGGACGGCGAGCGGTGGGCGCACTTCGCGACGGTCTCACCGCGCTGGACGCAGGAGCTCTGCGGCGGGCCCAAGGCGTCGCCCATGGACTACCTCCCCAACGAGCACATCTGCGGCCGCCCGCTCGGGCTCCGGTTCGATAAGAAGAGCGGGGACCTCTACATCGCCGACGCCTACTTCGGCTTGCTCAAGGTCGGGCCCGAGGGCGGGCTGGCCACGCCGCTGGCGACGGAGGCCGAGGGCGTGCGCTTCAACTTCACCAACGACCTCGATCTCGACGAGGAGGGCAACGTCTATTTCACCGACTCCAGCATCAACTACCAGAGAAG GAATTTCATGCAGTTAGTTTTCTCTGGAGATCCCTCTGGGAGGCTTTTGAAATACAACCCGCAAACAAAGGAAACGACAGTACTGCATCGCAACATCCAATTTCCCAATGGTGTGTCCATGAGCAAGGATGGCTCATTCTTTGTCTTCTGTGAAGGATCACGTGGCAG GTTGAGCAGATACTGGTTGAAAGGTGAGAAGGCAGGAACCGTGGATCTTTTCGCCATCTTGCCTGGATTCCCAGACAATGTGCGGACCAACGAGAAGGGCGAGTTCTGGGTCGCGATCCACTGCCGTCGCAGCCTGTACGCCCGGCTCATGAGCCGCCATGTCAAGATGAGGAAGTTCTTCCTCAGCCTCCCGATCCCCGCCAAGTACCACTACCTGATGCAGATTGGCGGCAAGCTCCACGCGGTGATCATCAAGTACAGCCCCGAGGGCGAGGTGCTCGACATCTTGGAGGACACCAAGGGGGAGGTGGTGAGAGCCGTCAGCGAGGTGgaggagaaggatgggaagcTCTGGATAGGGTCCGTCCTGATGCCGTTCATCGCTGTCTTTGACCTCGCCAAGGGATCTTAG
- the LOC112874860 gene encoding uncharacterized protein LOC112874860: MREYGRGHEEEEEEEHEPQPGCGEGAGQAAANCAAVCCCCPLALLDVLLLVIVKLPAGVMRRVRRRRRRLRASRKKRSATAAEPASPSGSSGKAMIGAASSPLETEEEEEARGEAAAAAELEREIMSSRFYGAGFWRSVSSGSSSSASMRYQ, from the coding sequence aTGCGCGAGTACGGGCGCGggcacgaggaggaggaggaggaggagcatgaGCCCCAGCCGGGGTGCGGGGAGGGggcggggcaggcggcggccaACTGCGCCGCGGtgtgctgctgctgcccgcTGGCGCTGCTCGACGTGCTGCTGCTCGTCATCGTCAAGCTCCCCGCGGGCGTCATGCGCCgggtgaggaggaggaggaggcgcctcCGGGCTAGCCGCAAGAAGCggtcggcgacggcggcggagccCGCGTCGCCGTCGGGGAGCAGCGGCAAGGCGATGATCGGCGCGGCCTCGTCGCCGCtagagaccgaggaagaagaggaggcgcgcggcgaggcggcggcggcggcggagctggagcGCGAGATTATGAGCTCCCGGTTCTACGGCGCCGGCTTCTGGCGCAGCGTCTCCTCCGGCTCCAGCTCCTCCGCCTCCATGCGCTATCAATAG
- the LOC112874857 gene encoding kinesin-like protein KIN-12G: MPSDGVDDELGGGSAAPSPARFELQEDPAFWKENNVQVVIRIRPLSGSEISLQGRKRCVRQDSSQSLTWTGHPESRFTFDLVADEHVTQENMFKVAGVPMVENCIAGYNSCMFAYGQTGSGKTHTMLGDIENGTRRNSANCGMTPRVFEHLFARIQKEKEIRRDEKLRFTCKCSFLEIYNEQILDLLNPNSVNLQIREDAKKGVHVENLTEHEISNAREALQQLIEGAANRKVAATNMNRASSRSHSVFTCLIESKWESQGINHHRFSRLNLVDLAGSERQKSSGAEGERLKEATNINKSLSTLGLVITNLIAVSNKKSHHVPYRDSKLTFLLQDSLGGNSKTTIIANISPSYCCAAETLSTLKFAQRAKYIRNNAIINEDASGDVLSMRLQIQNLKKEVSRLQGLVGSNKTEGIGSHGFVCESPSTFKWDQGHGTFSPLIFDKRATQTNDYDAALVAAFRREQEKEAQLKATIAAKQIAEQLAAQKTEEVRSFKMRLKFREERIKRLEQVASGKLSAEAHLLQEKENLVKELEVLRSQLDRNPEITKFAMENLQLKEELRRLQSFVDESEREMMHEQIIVLQDKLLEALDWKLMHEKDPVNKGLSLFGESAGDEENEFLRLQAIQNEREIESLRKKLTFCVESKENLERRVDELTTELELTKKHDGKNNECKAVELQEQGEAGLHNLSDAQMELKTLVDAIASASQREAEAHETAIGLAKENEELRMQLKVLIEDNKRLVELYEHAVVNVEANQDENCLTVPGNEHASDQQGSHPNAPPVGTSDLHVHNSSNMEEVSKIADEKCNNEDNLSRNTSSELRLQLEEMHEENDRLMGLYEKAMQERDEFKRKILEQSNSKTVEEIRSDGKDVEMSEAADPKNLQVKHVHDSTILALKELLQLVRVKLEFVQDKVMSAQDAVKYFELLERVSSKAEELSASIQLHRLDMQHSQEGINALKSALLESQGKKDTFEGKYFLPAESCWNLDLKTKAIISSKFDSSFALMNQKKEQLNLLQTRKNQLSTMRRRSHESETELQSKIDGLKIKLRSYETQRKEEEKVLFAIDNLDSSTSSTHKPKNFGKATDLLKSEEERIKLSCELQNSREQLRMVQKKIKSMPKCDDIDCEIALLETEIEDCCHSMMEADIEKFVRDHMLTEIWESGAKDMEALLIDYQDCVFHVRLKEEEIMMCEESLHHQISSLDELHSKLNQALRELGALLQDRRSLTSCSSDESMLPIGEKVSMDLQAVRTYVTEAKQLLLLDSQTKL, translated from the exons ATGCCGTCTGACGGCGTCGACGAcgagctcggcggcggcagcgccgccccctctcccGCGCGATTCGAGCTCCAGGAGGACCCCGCCTTCTGGAAGGAGAACAACGTGCAG GTTGTGATCCGTATCCGGCCGCTCAGCGGCAGCGAGATATCGCTGCAGGGGCGGAAGAGGTGCGTGCGGCAGGATAGTAGCCAGAGCCTTACGTGGACTGGACATCCTGAGTCTCGGTTCACTTTTGATCTCGTTGCGGACGAGCATGTCACGCAG GAGAATATGTTCAAGGTTGCTGGAGTGCCCATGGTGGAGAACTGCATTGCTGGCTACAACAGCTGCATGTTTGCTTACGGGCAG ACTGGCAGTGGAAAAACACATACAATGCTTGGTGATATAGAAAATGGGACACGGAGGAACAGTGCGAATTGTGGTATGACGCCTCGAGTGTTTGAGCATCTCTTTGCTAGAATCCAAAAG GAAAAGGAAATAAGGAGAGATGAAAAGCTCAGGTTTACATGTAAATGCTCTTTTCTGGAGATATATAATGAGCAGATTCTTGATCTGCTCAACCCAAATTCTGTAAACTTGCAG ATAAGAGAGGATGCCAAAAAGGGTGTCCATGTTGAGAATCTGACGGAACATGAGATCTCCAATGCTCGAGAAGCACTTCAACAACTAATTGAG GGGGCAGCAAACAGAAAGGTAGCAGCCACCAATATGAACCGAGCAAGTAGCCGCTCTCATAGTGTTTTCACTTGCCTTATAGAGAGTAAG TGGGAGTCTCAAGGTATCAACCACCACCGATTTTCTCGACTCAACCTTGTTGATCTTGCGGGCTCAGAGAG GCAAAAGAGCTCAGGTGCTGAAGGGGAGCGCTTGAAGGAAGCCACCAACATCAACAAGTCACTCTCAACATTGGG ACTTGTCATTACGAACCTCATTGCTGTGTCAAACAAAAAATCACACCACGTTCCCTACAGAGATTCAAAATTGACGTTCCTCCTCCAG GATTCACTCGGAGGAAATTCAAAGACGACTATAATTGCAAACATAAGTCCATCTTATTG TTGTGCTGCTGAGACCCTAAGCACATTGAAGTTTGCACAACGAGCTAAATACATAAGGAATAAT GCTATCATTAATGAGGATGCCTCTGGTGATGTTCTTAGCATGCGCTTACAGATCCAGAACCTTAAG AAAGAAGTTAGCCGTTTGCAAGGACTAGTGGGTTCTAATAAAACTGAAGGCATCGGTTCCCATGGATTTGTCTGTGAGTCTCCTAGCACGTTCAAATGGGATCAAGGTCATGGCACATTCAGTCCACTTATTTTTGATAAAAGGGCTACACAG ACGAATGATTACGATGCTGCCCTTGTCGCTGCTTTTAGGAGGGAACAAGAGAAGGAAGCACAATTGAAGGCAACAATAGCTGCAAAACAGATTGCTGAACAGCTG GCAGCTCAAAAGACAGAAGAGGTAAGGAGCTTCAAGATGAGGCTTAAGTTTCGTGAAGAACGGATCAAAAGATTGGAGCAGGTTGCTTCAGGGAAATTATCTGCTGAAGCACATCTTTTGCAAGAGAAGGAAAATCTCGTGAAGGAGTTAGAGGTGCTGCGGAGTCAATTAGATCGCAATCCAGAAATTACGAAATTTGCAATGGAGAACCTACAACTAAAAGAAGAGCTGCGAAG GTTGCAGTCATTTGTTGATGAAAGTGAACGGGAAATGATGCATGAGCAAATAATTGTTTTACAAGATAAG TTGCTAGAGGCTCTTGATTGGAAGCTTATGCACGAGAAGGATCCAGTTAACAAG GGCCTCTCATTATTTGGGGAGTCAGCTGGTGATGAGGAAAATGAATTTCTTCGTTTGCAG GCTATTCAGAATGAGAGAGAAATTGAGTCATTGCGTAAAAAATTGACCTTCTGTGTCGAATCAAAGGAGAACCTTGAGAG GCGTGTTGATGAACTAACCACGGAGTTGGAGCTCACAAAGAAACATGATGGCAAAAATAATGAATGCAAGGCTGTCGAGCTCCAGGAGCAAGGAGAGGCAGGTTTACATAACCTATCTGATGCTCAGATGGAACTTAAGACTTTGGTTGACGCAATAGCTTCTGCAAGTCAAAGGGAAGCAGAAGCCCATGAAACTGCAATTGGTTTAGCCAAAGAGAATGAAGAATTGAGGATGCAACTTAAGGTTTTGATTGAGGATAACAAGAGATTGGTTGAGCTATATGAACATGCTGTTGTCAATGTTGAGGCAAATCAAGATGAAAACTGCCTTACCGTTCCTGGAAATGAACATGCAAGTGATCAGCAAGGCAGTCATCCTAATGCCCCACCAGTAGGCACATCAGATTTGCATGTACACAACTCATCCAACATGGAGGAAGTGTCCAAGATAGCGGATGAGAAATGCAATAATGAGGATAACTTATCAAGGAACACATCTTCTGAATTGCGTCTTCAGCTGGAAGAGATGCACGAGGAAAATGATAGACTTATGGGTTTGTATGAGAAAGCCATGCAAGAAAGGGATGAATTCAAAAGGAAGATTTTAGAGCAAAGCAACTCTAAAACTGTAGAAGAGATTCGGTCGGATGGCAAAGATGTTGAAATGAGTGAAGCAGCAGATCCTAAGAATCTTCAAGTGAAACATGTTCATGACTCTACAATTTTAGCTTTGAAAGAACTGTTGCAGCTTGTTCGGGTTAAGCTGGAGTTTGTCCAAGACAAGGTCATGTCTGCTCAGGATGCAGTAAAATACTTTGAGCTACTCGAAAGGGTTAGTAGTAAGGCAGAAGAACTTTCTGCAAGCATTCAGCTCCATCGTCTAGACATGCAGCATAGTCAGGAAGGCATCAATGCCTTGAAGTCTGCACTGTTGGAATCACAGGGCAAGAAAGATACTTTTGAGGGCAAGTATTTCTTGCCTGCAGAATCATGTTGGAACTTGGATTTGAAGACCAAAGCCATTATTTCATCCAAGTTTGATTCTAGCTTTGCATTGATGAATCAAAAGAAGGAACAGTTGAATCTTCTCCAAACTCGCAAAAACCAACTATCTACCATGAGAAGAAGGTCACATGAATCTGAAACTGAGTTGCAAAGCAAAATCGATGGCCTTAAAATTAAGCTTCGCTCTTATGAAACTcaaaggaaggaggaagaaaaggttCTGTTCGCTATTGATAATCTGGATAGTTCTACTTCTTCGACACATAAACCCAAGAATTTTGGTAAGGCAACTGATCTGCTGAAATCCGAGGAGGAGCGGATAAAGCTTTCATGTGAACTGCAGAACTCTCGTGAACAGCTTCGCATGGttcaaaagaaaataaaaagtatgccgaagtgTGATGATATTGATTGCGAGATTGCACTCCTTGAAACAGAAATAGAGGACTGCTGCCACTCCATGATGGAAGCCGACATTGAGAAGTTTGTCCGTGACCATATGTTGACAGAGATTTGGGAGAGTGGGGCCAAGGACATGGAGGCCTTGCTGATTGACTACCAGGACTGTGTTTTCCATGTCAGGTTGAAAGAGGAAGAGATCATGATGTGTGAGGAGTCCTTGCATCATCAAATCAGCAGCTTGGATGAACTGCACTCGAAGCTAAATCAAGCGTTGCGGGAGCTGGGTGCGCTTCTACAAGACAGAAGAAGCTTAACCTCTTGCAGTTCGGATGAATCCATGCTGCCCATTGGCGAAAAGGTATCTATGGATCTTCAGGCCGTCAGGACCTATGTCACCGAAGCTAAGCAGCTTTTGCTTCTCGACAGCCAAACCAAGTTGTGA